tatcgatcgaataaaatttttgtaaattaaaattgaacGCATCCTAATCTTGTTTTACTTAAGTCTCTGATATCCGTCAAATGAAGTGAAACGAAATGTCAATCAAACGTCAAAGTTTTTGTGTATGAATTTctcttagaattttttttcaatttaaggAACAATTAGTGAAATTAAACTTCTAAAACAGACATTCTTATAACAGTTTGGACTTTGAAATGCCGTCTCATAAATTATAACAGTATACAGACCTGATACGGTCATAAAACAAAACTTATTGTAAAGTGATTTTTAACTtgttttatctttaaaaaatggTTTTACCATGATTCTTAGGGAAGTAGTCACTATCTTACGTTGTTCAGCACTCGCTGTGAGACTTAAACCAACTTTGACGACTGCCTACTAACTATTGTCAAATATGGATTAAATAAGTCAATATTTACCTCATTAAAGATCTCCACAAAAAATGGTCTTGTGTCGCTTGAGATCGTTTATTCACCTGTGAGGGGTCACCCAATGCTGCATTTCCCGGTGCGGGGTCTGAATTCAATCAACAACATTTATTTATGAAGTGGTAAAAGCGTTATGGAGCCTGAAAAGCCCTTTGCCTGCAGTATGCCAGATTGTGGCATGACTTTCACTAATGAGGACCACCTACATGTCCACACGAAGAAGCATGACATGGTGCTGCAGTTGGGAATGGGGCAGAAGGCTgcttttgtaggtaggtacaggatttttgataaatgaaaataatataataaataaaaaattaaaatccattctaatattataaatgcgaaagtgtgtctgtctgtctgtctgtctgctagcctttcacagcccatccgttcaaccgattttgatgaaatttggtacagcgatagcttgcatcccagggaaggacataggctactttttattccggaaaatcaaagagttcccaccggacttttaaaaaatctaaatccacgtggacgaagtcgcgggcatcatctagtaaataataaaagacaTCCCATTCAAGTATGAACAAATGTACTGTCTTCAAGATTTTGTATCACTATCAAATCAAATTCTATCTGTTCAATGACATCATCagaatatttgtagaaaaaaTTAAGGAAAATGGTTTCCGCATTTCAGAAATATTAACCATAAAATATGTCAATATTGTGAGTTTAAGTTCAGCTAGAAAGTAAAaaaagtgcgagttagactcgtgcactgagggttccgtactacaatcgtatttatcgacattttgcacgataaatcaaaaactattatgcctgaaaataaataaaaatctgttttagaatgtacatgtaaagccctatcatatgacaccccacttggtatagtaatcttactttgaaagttgaacatagcaatatttgttcatgaacacatttttgcatttataatattagtatggagtattaTATTTACAGCTGACCAAACCCCAACCCCCACCAGGTTTATAAGGAACTGTGAGGAGGTGGGGCTGTTCCAGGACCTTCAAAATGTGGCCGTCAACCCCTTTGACGAGGGGTTCAAGAGAGCTATGGAGACTAAGTGAGTAAAGTAAGATGTTACACTCATAACTGAGCAGGTTTTTTTATAGTCAGATACAatttaacccttgactgcaatctcacctggtggtaagtgatgatgcagtctaagatggaagcaggctaatctgaaaggggtatggcagtttatattaaacttttaaaattaaatacactaatattttcaaaatggctgacatgtaaatttaaaaaacaaaataagaaatGCATAATCTTCATAGACTAAGTAAAAaggctagactaaagtactgtgtaacagcatctgagatagcgatagcacgccttaacgatgaataacaggacaattaccattgtttagtagtcaatatttgtattaaccgatcaacaatattagtattaaacaatttttatgtgaaaaaagtaaataactaatgagaaatacaatgacgccacgaattctcaaagtttttttgcaactaaagttgtagtccttgaaaaaaatcggttacacgataagggacgaAAAATatgttagctgcgtctctgtttatcacattagtaactttatctgtgctctctttttagtgtgaatgagaaagcaaacgttcctttgtctagattttttactcagttaCTAagataatcttgtacgatggtacagaaccccttgtttgtgagtccgactcgcacttgactggctttttttcttttcagaCACGGAATGCACACGCTGGAAGGTCAGTCGTCCAACGAGGATCTCCTCCACACCCCACATTTGGTGTTTCCCCTGGAATCTGGTGACTGCACTCTCTACACTGCTAACAACCAACGGAATATTACTATTAGCAGGTACATACTACTTATGTCTTcatcttcttcactctgggctggtttccgcacttaaacgtttccgtctgttgtgtgtGCATTGctcctccccgctgaagtcctCACtgcagccatccaagctcgctccagaagccgagtagaccgcccaggttgtcAAGGGCtccatggagtgaggtcgggaaaccaaatggcgttcgcgttgttctgtcacgcccgtgcactctagtaGCACGTGCGTCAGTGtgtcatcgacctccatgcagaaATTACATATGTCTTATGTAATAAAGTAGTATATATATCCTTGacttgaagctgtgatagcctagcggttaggacgtccttctaatcggaggtcgggggttcgatcccgggcacgcacctctaacttttcagagttatgtgcgttttaagtaattacatGTCACTTGCTTTGACTGTGAGGAAAGTTCTCCTTCTTCCAAGAGgaaagcctgagagttctccgttatgtttcaaaagtgtgtgaagtctgccaatcctcaattggcctgctggccaagtgcggatttgctGACTGAATGACCAGACATTTGGCCAGACATAATGGCCATATCCTTCGCTTTCTTAGAgttgttcagtagtgagccggtgatgggttgacgatgatgatgattacaaaaAACAATCACGATTGTTTCAGATCATCAAGCGACGAATCTGGCGCCGTCAAAGAATACGAAACGACCAAAATATCTAAACTGACCAACGAAGTGACAACTATCAGTCGAATCGTAGGCAAAGACGATGTGTCCATCGTGAGGCATGAAGACAGCACCAAGAGTAAAGATATTCTAAACGAAACCTCAGTTTCTTATACTAATAATGTAATAATCCATAGCAACGTAGAAATAAGACATGACATAAACATAGACACTAAAAAAGTAGCTAATAACAATGATTCCATTATAAAAGACCCATTAAGTATAGATGAActaattaaatttaatgataataataagttaAAGGATGTACCGCCTATGATGTCTCAAAAATCGCTAGATTTTGTTGTTGATAGCCTAACGACAGAACCTGTGAATCGAGAAGAAAGTTTACCTAAAAAAGCAAAACGTAACATACAACGTAACGATAATGATAGATTAGATGAAAAAAATGACTCAAAACGTAATAATGATGATATAAATAAAGTTTCGAatgaaaaaga
The window above is part of the Maniola hyperantus chromosome 27, iAphHyp1.2, whole genome shotgun sequence genome. Proteins encoded here:
- the Atf-2 gene encoding uncharacterized protein Atf-2 — encoded protein: MEPEKPFACSMPDCGMTFTNEDHLHVHTKKHDMVLQLGMGQKAAFVADQTPTPTRFIRNCEEVGLFQDLQNVAVNPFDEGFKRAMETKHGMHTLEGQSSNEDLLHTPHLVFPLESGDCTLYTANNQRNITISRSSSDESGAVKEYETTKISKLTNEVTTISRIVGKDDVSIVRHEDSTKSKDILNETSVSYTNNVIIHSNVEIRHDINIDTKKVANNNDSIIKDPLSIDELIKFNDNNKLKDVPPMMSQKSLDFVVDSLTTEPVNREESLPKKAKRNIQRNDNDRLDEKNDSKRNNDDINKVSNEKDKNTLKSANDLEYEVIIKLPNGKHVRMKAVDEEKPISAKEKLNMELRNKIQKPNISNPTVRNIIPMSAGNLIPVTIFNPNLALNPNLTMNPTFLNPGLPIFPKIPIHPFTAGLKNNFKPVKTRVIYETDKNIATDKCKETELNVNERDGCNTNKCKETEKTVNERDSCMGTEKNCNTNVKRKSLSILGSHSAASKRYREKLKLTMQKQIEENIDLRKMNRRLAHEKAVLQRIITQHLKDCPTGQDLSRTLEEKLQNLNDCIDID